A genomic segment from Verrucomicrobiaceae bacterium encodes:
- a CDS encoding transposase, producing the protein MPAKPYQPAGYDSDLSDAEWELIKPIIYPAGAKRCRGRLRAPDSARICLDTIRYVLKTGSQWSMIPKNLAPRSTAHDALSKWTEQGLWPKLNDALRTQTRLMLKKRHAQRRCHRQPKRQRRAATGCEPAVTTRARRSGDASATRSPTPTACCWAWWSRPPTCKIVTAQSCCCACFAMAS; encoded by the coding sequence CGGAATGGGAACTCATCAAGCCTATCATCTACCCGGCTGGCGCGAAGCGTTGTCGAGGCAGGCTGCGAGCTCCCGACTCCGCCCGAATCTGTCTGGACACCATCCGCTATGTGCTCAAAACGGGCTCTCAGTGGTCGATGATCCCCAAGAACCTCGCGCCCCGCAGCACCGCTCACGACGCCTTGAGTAAATGGACCGAGCAGGGCTTGTGGCCCAAGCTCAACGACGCCCTGCGCACCCAGACACGCCTGATGCTAAAAAAACGCCATGCCCAGCGCCGCTGTCATCGACAGCCAAAGCGTCAAAGGCGGGCAGCTACCGGCTGTGAGCCTGCGGTTACGACGCGGGCAAGAAGATCAGGGGACGCAAGCGCCACGCGCTCACCGACACCAACGGCCTGCTGCTGGGCGTGGTGGTCACGCCCGCCGACGTGCAAGATCGTGACGGCGCAAAGCTGCTGTTGTGCATGTTTTGCCATGGCTTCCTGA
- a CDS encoding transposase translates to MVTPADVQDRDGAKLLLCMFCHGFLSLLMIFADGGYAGKLETFVQSMGQLFGHGASFALGIIKKLEDQKGFVVLPRRWVIERSFGWLVKQRRLTRDHEKNPRHHEAFVYLAFIGIMARRLTSLQPVEPFAG, encoded by the coding sequence GTGGTCACGCCCGCCGACGTGCAAGATCGTGACGGCGCAAAGCTGCTGTTGTGCATGTTTTGCCATGGCTTCCTGAGCCTGCTGATGATCTTTGCCGATGGTGGCTATGCCGGGAAGCTGGAGACCTTCGTGCAGAGCATGGGACAACTCTTCGGTCACGGAGCGAGTTTTGCCTTGGGGATCATCAAGAAGCTCGAAGACCAGAAGGGCTTCGTGGTGCTGCCGCGCCGCTGGGTCATCGAGCGCAGCTTTGGCTGGCTGGTGAAGCAACGCCGACTCACACGGGATCACGAGAAGAACCCGCGCCATCACGAAGCCTTTGTTTACCTCGCCTTCATCGGCATCATGGCCAGACGCCTCACCTCGTTACAACCTGTCGAACCTTTTGCCGGATAG
- a CDS encoding SIS domain-containing protein — protein sequence MPPALQYLQASEGLIHRVRDQLPLIQQTADLFAKTILAGQMVHVFGSGHSRILVEEMWPRYGSFPGFNPIVELSLTFHNLVVGANGQRQAMFLENVSGLANRILRNFDLQPGDSALVISSSGCNVVPVEMAEEFQKRGVKVASIISTTHSEASTSRHRDGKKLQDFSDIVLDTGAPVGDAMIKIEGLETPVSPGSTVGGCLLVNAIKAEVADRLTKAGQPPKVLTAGALVGAPKATELFEAAYDEHARRIARYYAGLGKD from the coding sequence ATGCCCCCCGCCCTCCAATACCTCCAGGCCTCCGAAGGCCTCATCCATCGCGTTCGCGACCAACTCCCACTCATCCAGCAAACCGCTGATCTTTTCGCCAAAACGATCCTCGCTGGCCAAATGGTCCACGTCTTCGGCTCCGGTCACAGTCGCATCCTCGTCGAGGAAATGTGGCCTCGATATGGCTCCTTTCCCGGCTTCAATCCCATCGTCGAGCTCTCACTGACCTTCCACAACCTCGTCGTCGGCGCCAACGGCCAGCGTCAGGCCATGTTCCTCGAAAACGTCAGCGGCTTGGCCAATCGCATCCTGCGGAACTTCGATCTCCAACCCGGCGATAGCGCCCTCGTCATCTCCAGCAGCGGCTGCAACGTCGTCCCCGTCGAAATGGCCGAGGAATTCCAAAAGCGCGGCGTCAAAGTCGCCTCCATCATCAGCACCACCCACAGCGAAGCCAGCACCAGCCGCCACCGCGACGGCAAGAAGCTCCAGGATTTCTCCGACATCGTCCTCGACACCGGTGCCCCCGTCGGTGATGCCATGATCAAGATCGAAGGCCTCGAAACCCCTGTCTCCCCCGGCAGCACCGTCGGCGGCTGCCTCCTCGTCAACGCCATCAAAGCCGAAGTCGCCGACCGCCTCACCAAAGCCGGCCAGCCGCCGAAAGTCCTCACCGCCGGAGCCCTCGTCGGAGCCCCCAAAGCCACCGAACTCTTCGAAGCCGCCTATGACGAACACGCACGGCGAATCGCACGGTATTATGCGGGCTTGGGCAAAGACTGA
- a CDS encoding ROK family protein gives MTPAIGIDLGGTNIKAALVDTQSSQTLATLSKPTRDGEFEGDTPRFAHTVRGIVHEFESQVGQKLAVGLSAPGLAHSSGLYIDWMPGRMHGLEKLDWATFLDRDCRVLNDAHAALLGEIWAGAAQGTQDAFMLTLGTGVGGAIWSGGRLLKGKIGRAGHLGHISTDTHGPRDDFNTPGSLEDAIGNQTITQRGEGRYATTHSLLDAYAAGDAHAEKVWLTSVRHLAASIASLINVLDPEIVILGGGIATGAQDRLLKPLQQALNDFEWRPGGNQARIVPAELGDSAGCLGAVFNLLQSAQI, from the coding sequence ATGACACCAGCCATCGGCATCGACCTCGGCGGCACCAACATCAAAGCCGCCCTCGTGGACACTCAGTCCTCGCAAACTCTCGCGACTCTGTCCAAACCGACACGCGATGGCGAATTTGAGGGCGACACACCACGCTTCGCCCACACCGTGCGCGGGATCGTCCATGAGTTCGAGTCCCAGGTCGGTCAAAAACTCGCCGTAGGCCTCTCCGCACCCGGTTTGGCCCATTCTAGCGGCCTTTACATCGACTGGATGCCCGGACGCATGCACGGACTGGAAAAGCTCGACTGGGCCACATTTCTCGACCGCGACTGCCGCGTGCTCAATGATGCCCACGCAGCCCTTTTGGGCGAAATCTGGGCCGGAGCCGCCCAGGGCACGCAAGACGCCTTCATGCTCACTCTCGGCACCGGCGTCGGTGGAGCGATCTGGAGCGGTGGACGGCTTCTCAAGGGAAAAATCGGCCGTGCAGGCCATCTCGGCCACATCAGCACCGACACGCACGGCCCGCGTGATGACTTCAACACCCCTGGCAGTCTCGAAGACGCCATCGGCAATCAAACCATCACCCAGCGTGGAGAGGGCCGCTACGCCACCACACACTCCCTGCTCGATGCCTACGCCGCAGGCGATGCCCATGCAGAAAAAGTCTGGCTCACCTCCGTCCGACACCTCGCCGCCTCCATCGCCTCCCTCATCAACGTCCTCGACCCCGAAATCGTCATCCTCGGCGGCGGCATCGCCACCGGTGCCCAAGACCGCCTTCTTAAACCACTCCAACAAGCCCTCAACGACTTCGAATGGCGTCCCGGCGGCAACCAGGCCCGCATCGTACCTGCGGAGCTTGGGGATAGCGCGGGATGTCTGGGGGCTGTTTTTAATCTTTTGCAAAGTGCTCAGATCTGA
- a CDS encoding YjbQ family protein: MTQGILSTRGKGTYEITDRVCRIVQASGIQTGMATVMVQHTSASLVIFENADPSARTDLHAFFDRLVPEDTPYFVHTHEGADDMPSHLRMALTRTSEVIPVMHGRLALGTWQGIFLFEHRRAPHTRRIVVSVVGEGRVLGS; encoded by the coding sequence ATGACGCAGGGGATCCTGAGCACGCGAGGGAAGGGGACTTACGAGATCACCGACCGCGTGTGCCGTATCGTGCAGGCCAGCGGCATCCAGACGGGCATGGCCACGGTGATGGTGCAGCATACCAGTGCTAGCTTGGTGATCTTTGAGAATGCAGATCCCTCTGCGCGGACGGATTTGCATGCGTTTTTCGATCGGTTGGTGCCGGAGGACACTCCCTACTTTGTCCATACTCACGAAGGGGCCGATGATATGCCCAGTCACTTGCGCATGGCCCTCACTCGCACGTCCGAGGTGATCCCGGTGATGCATGGCCGTCTGGCGCTGGGGACGTGGCAGGGGATTTTCCTCTTCGAGCACCGCCGTGCACCGCATACCCGCCGTATCGTGGTGAGTGTGGTGGGGGAGGGGCGTGTTCTTGGTTCGTAG
- the truB gene encoding tRNA pseudouridine(55) synthase TruB, whose product MKSSDDSINGVLLVDKGQDMTSHDVVAVARRCLNTKKIGHCGTLDPMATGMLILVVGNATRIQDLLMSEDKEYTGTLTLGSTTSTQDAEGEVLETKPLPADLARSDIETAFDAFRGDFYQTPPMVSAVKIGGVALYKLARQGKEVAREPRLVRVYDREITRVELPQVDFRVVCSKGFYVRTYAHEIGQKIGCGAHLSALRRTRSGHFTFQPGKNVTFDMLKGGQRDACLQSMYSLYDVSKMRGV is encoded by the coding sequence ATGAAGTCCTCCGACGACTCAATTAATGGCGTTCTCCTGGTCGATAAAGGCCAGGACATGACCTCCCATGACGTGGTGGCAGTCGCCCGCCGCTGCCTCAACACCAAAAAGATCGGCCACTGTGGCACACTCGATCCGATGGCCACCGGCATGCTCATTCTCGTCGTCGGCAATGCCACCCGCATCCAGGATCTGCTCATGAGCGAGGACAAGGAGTACACCGGCACCCTCACACTCGGCTCCACCACCAGCACCCAAGATGCCGAAGGCGAAGTGCTCGAAACCAAGCCCCTCCCAGCCGATCTCGCCCGTTCAGACATCGAAACCGCCTTTGATGCCTTCCGTGGCGACTTTTATCAGACTCCGCCGATGGTCAGCGCCGTGAAGATCGGCGGTGTGGCCCTGTACAAACTCGCCCGCCAAGGCAAAGAAGTGGCGCGTGAGCCACGCCTCGTCCGCGTCTATGACCGCGAGATCACCCGCGTCGAGCTACCACAGGTCGATTTCCGCGTCGTATGCAGCAAAGGCTTCTACGTCCGCACCTACGCCCATGAGATCGGCCAGAAAATCGGCTGTGGTGCCCACCTCAGTGCCCTGCGCCGCACCCGCAGTGGCCACTTCACCTTCCAGCCCGGCAAGAACGTCACCTTTGACATGCTCAAAGGCGGCCAGCGTGATGCCTGCCTCCAGTCCATGTACTCGCTCTACGACGTCTCCAAAATGCGCGGCGTCTAA
- a CDS encoding bifunctional oligoribonuclease/PAP phosphatase NrnA has protein sequence MTPIPAEIIHAIRSAQRIGIAAHVRPDGDALGSVMGLALSLRAAGKEVFPLLEDGAPPHLAFLPGSELVKKPTEAAPPALDLAIALDTATQERLGEGVVAIFAKAPLLINIDHHGTNPGYGQLNHIDTTAPAVGQIVYDLLQQAALPVDDAMRQNLFAAISTDTGSFQFSSTGPRTHRIVAEMLEAGLDTARLATLLYQSYPLRRIELQRAMLNEMSFRASGRIVSWNLTHELMQRISMLPGDTEGLIDTLRMIDSVVACVIFEEADNGKIRVSARSKDTRVNVSDVCAQFGGGGHRMAAGARLKGPISEASTRFLSALEDEVLRRLN, from the coding sequence ATGACGCCCATCCCTGCTGAAATCATCCACGCCATCCGCTCCGCGCAGAGGATCGGCATCGCCGCGCATGTGCGGCCGGATGGTGATGCCCTGGGTTCCGTGATGGGATTGGCCCTCAGCCTCCGCGCTGCGGGCAAAGAAGTCTTCCCGCTGCTGGAGGACGGTGCACCGCCGCATCTGGCCTTTTTACCCGGCTCTGAGCTGGTGAAAAAGCCCACCGAGGCAGCCCCTCCCGCGCTCGACCTTGCCATCGCGCTCGATACCGCCACGCAGGAGCGCTTGGGGGAGGGCGTCGTCGCCATTTTCGCCAAAGCACCGCTGCTCATCAATATCGACCACCACGGCACCAATCCCGGATACGGCCAGCTAAACCACATCGACACCACCGCCCCCGCCGTAGGCCAGATCGTCTATGATCTGCTCCAGCAGGCCGCGCTGCCTGTGGATGACGCCATGCGGCAGAATCTCTTCGCGGCCATTTCCACCGATACGGGCTCCTTTCAGTTCTCCAGCACCGGTCCGCGCACCCACCGCATCGTCGCGGAGATGCTGGAGGCCGGACTCGACACCGCACGGCTCGCCACACTGCTCTATCAGTCCTACCCGCTGCGCCGCATCGAGCTCCAGCGTGCCATGCTCAATGAGATGAGCTTCCGCGCCAGTGGCCGCATCGTGAGCTGGAATCTCACGCATGAGCTCATGCAGCGCATCTCCATGCTCCCCGGTGATACCGAGGGCCTCATCGACACCCTGCGCATGATCGACAGCGTGGTGGCCTGCGTCATTTTTGAAGAAGCCGACAACGGCAAAATCCGCGTCAGCGCACGCTCCAAAGACACGCGGGTGAACGTGTCCGACGTGTGTGCTCAATTCGGCGGTGGTGGTCACCGCATGGCCGCCGGGGCCCGCCTCAAAGGCCCCATTTCAGAAGCCTCAACCCGTTTCCTTTCCGCACTCGAAGATGAAGTCCTCCGACGACTCAATTAA
- the hisB gene encoding imidazoleglycerol-phosphate dehydratase HisB — MSQTRTAKQHRKTAETDITIELNVDGSGVSQIDTGVPFFDHMLTLFAKHGLFDLKVKTIGDIEVDYHHTVEDTGIVLGSCFREALGNKAGIVRYGWAMLPMDETLARVALDLSGRPLLVYEAPDRVEAIGGRFSYQLVEEFLRAFSSALLANVHVDILRGKDAHHMAEAIFKGLARALDAATRHDPRVTGIPSTKEVL, encoded by the coding sequence ATGAGCCAGACCCGCACCGCCAAGCAACACCGCAAGACCGCCGAGACGGACATCACCATCGAATTGAATGTCGATGGCTCCGGCGTGTCGCAAATCGACACCGGAGTGCCGTTTTTCGATCACATGTTGACCCTTTTCGCGAAGCACGGCCTCTTTGACCTCAAGGTGAAGACCATCGGCGACATCGAAGTGGACTACCATCACACCGTCGAGGACACCGGCATCGTGCTCGGCTCCTGCTTCCGTGAAGCGCTAGGCAACAAAGCGGGCATCGTCCGCTACGGCTGGGCCATGCTGCCGATGGATGAGACCCTCGCCCGCGTGGCGCTCGATCTCAGTGGCAGGCCGCTCCTCGTTTATGAGGCCCCAGATCGCGTGGAGGCCATCGGAGGCCGCTTTAGCTACCAGCTCGTCGAGGAATTCCTCCGCGCTTTCTCCTCTGCATTGCTGGCGAACGTGCATGTGGACATCCTACGTGGCAAAGACGCCCACCACATGGCCGAAGCTATCTTCAAAGGACTCGCCCGTGCCCTCGATGCCGCCACACGGCACGATCCACGCGTCACTGGCATCCCTAGCACCAAAGAAGTCCTCTAA
- the hisH gene encoding imidazole glycerol phosphate synthase subunit HisH: MKKLGVLDYGAGNLRSVLNAFEAIGSHAELVKEPSDFDAIDILVFPGQGAFGDSVRILKEQALWEPLRAWLAAGRPYLGICLGYQLLFESSEECPGVDGLGVARGRVRKFDPASGLKIPHMGWNTARWSDQHSTIWSGLTQPAHVYFVHSYYPQVVDENLALCRTDYGSEFISGIARENLIAVQFHPEKSQETGLTLLRNAVTYLGA; this comes from the coding sequence ATGAAGAAACTCGGAGTGCTGGACTACGGCGCGGGGAATCTGCGCAGCGTGTTGAATGCCTTTGAGGCCATCGGCTCCCATGCAGAGCTGGTGAAAGAGCCCTCGGACTTCGACGCCATCGACATCCTCGTCTTTCCTGGGCAAGGGGCCTTCGGTGACAGTGTGCGTATCTTAAAAGAACAGGCACTCTGGGAGCCCCTACGTGCCTGGTTGGCTGCTGGACGGCCCTACCTCGGCATCTGTCTGGGATACCAGCTCCTCTTTGAAAGCAGCGAAGAATGCCCAGGCGTGGACGGACTCGGCGTCGCCCGTGGACGTGTGCGGAAGTTCGATCCCGCCAGTGGACTCAAAATCCCGCACATGGGCTGGAATACCGCCCGCTGGTCTGATCAGCACAGCACTATCTGGAGCGGGTTGACGCAGCCTGCGCACGTTTATTTCGTGCACTCTTATTACCCACAGGTGGTCGATGAGAATCTAGCCCTTTGCCGCACGGACTACGGCAGCGAATTCATCAGTGGCATCGCACGGGAAAACCTCATCGCCGTGCAGTTTCATCCAGAAAAGAGCCAAGAAACGGGCCTCACGCTGCTACGCAATGCGGTCACATATCTTGGCGCATGA
- a CDS encoding fibronectin type III domain-containing protein: protein MSGLRQLFIALFLSLLSVASLAVEIIGSPEIIPADTTATLRWKTDVACGTRAQFGLDASALNRKAEGPVAATHELKLENLKPGTLYHFSVGSARVDLAKGSFTTTGGTPKAPAAAAPPPPSVMRRVLDALIPEKKAPASSSSTVTAKPRAPSASTSTLTAPPTRSTWGSIDSLQDHFERHGPDFQSRSADEYAAQAWTFSPACSDRGPPHEDRRHRRHPPRL, encoded by the coding sequence ATGTCGGGCCTCCGCCAACTCTTCATAGCCCTTTTTCTCTCACTCCTCAGCGTAGCCTCGCTCGCTGTCGAGATCATCGGCTCCCCAGAAATCATCCCCGCTGACACAACGGCAACACTCCGTTGGAAAACAGATGTTGCCTGCGGCACACGTGCCCAGTTCGGACTCGATGCCTCAGCACTGAACCGCAAAGCAGAGGGCCCCGTCGCCGCCACCCACGAGCTCAAGCTGGAAAACCTCAAGCCCGGCACTCTTTACCACTTCTCCGTCGGCAGTGCCCGCGTTGATCTCGCCAAAGGCAGCTTCACCACCACGGGCGGCACGCCCAAGGCTCCCGCCGCAGCAGCCCCGCCGCCACCATCTGTCATGCGCCGCGTGCTCGATGCCCTGATCCCTGAGAAAAAAGCCCCCGCCTCTTCTTCTTCCACAGTCACGGCAAAGCCTCGTGCTCCATCCGCCAGCACCAGCACCCTCACTGCCCCGCCCACACGCAGCACCTGGGGCAGCATCGACTCCCTTCAGGATCATTTTGAACGCCACGGGCCGGACTTCCAGAGTCGCAGTGCAGATGAATATGCCGCCCAGGCCTGGACCTTTTCTCCAGCGTGCTCGGACCGAGGGCCTCCCCATGAAGATCGACGACACAGACGGCACCCTCCGCGTCTTTGA
- a CDS encoding SIS domain-containing protein, with the protein MTEADEYLKIAADFQLGSLETESQHPLTVDLSRQAQEDLPQALESLRQVDLLALRRMEEKSAPLIDLARAIAATFAAGKRIYLCGCGATGRLALSIEIFCRQGTLPWPRPDSVRAFMAGGDLALIKAIETFEDHPEYGARQLAELGFEDGDLLISATEGGETPFVIGATEHAAAHSQNTPWFLYCNPDDLLAAAAERSRRVLADSRIRKLNLAVGPMAISGSTRMQSSTVLEAAIGFALMHAGTPESAPQEVSRLLQLVQAHDGQFIAPFIEKEAAIYQSGGHLMYRSDEYGITVVTDTTERAPTFSLAPFEKQDDPAAPLSWCHFYLPDQPDALSAWHALLGRAPRTLDWPEVRHLAGAAILGSYDLSRQTREKRQNRLSGPQMAEFSISGLPGAISWQIDGYRHLEPISAPAFHRHLMLKMWINIHSTLVMGRMGRYRDNLMTFVKPSNNKLIDRAVRYVRLLASHHTDTVPDYETVVRALFDQRAIMQVGDAIVLRTLAAVCPGI; encoded by the coding sequence ATGACTGAGGCAGATGAGTATTTAAAAATCGCCGCCGACTTCCAGCTCGGCAGCCTAGAGACCGAATCGCAGCATCCCCTCACCGTCGATCTGTCTCGTCAGGCACAGGAAGATCTGCCCCAGGCACTCGAAAGCCTGCGTCAGGTCGATCTCCTCGCCCTCCGCCGCATGGAGGAAAAATCCGCGCCGCTCATTGATCTCGCACGGGCCATCGCCGCCACCTTTGCCGCTGGAAAACGCATCTACCTCTGTGGCTGCGGAGCCACCGGACGCCTAGCACTCAGCATCGAGATTTTTTGCCGCCAGGGTACCCTTCCATGGCCGCGACCCGATAGCGTCCGCGCCTTCATGGCCGGTGGTGATCTCGCTCTGATCAAAGCCATCGAAACCTTCGAGGACCACCCGGAATACGGCGCACGCCAGCTCGCGGAGCTCGGATTCGAAGACGGCGACCTCCTCATCAGTGCAACCGAAGGCGGTGAAACCCCCTTCGTCATCGGTGCCACCGAGCACGCCGCCGCACACTCGCAAAACACCCCCTGGTTCCTCTATTGCAATCCAGACGATCTCCTCGCCGCAGCCGCCGAGCGCAGCCGCCGCGTCCTCGCCGACTCCCGCATCCGTAAGCTCAATCTCGCCGTCGGCCCCATGGCCATCAGCGGCAGCACACGTATGCAGTCCAGCACGGTGCTGGAGGCAGCTATCGGCTTCGCCCTCATGCATGCAGGTACGCCAGAAAGTGCTCCACAGGAGGTCTCGCGGCTGCTCCAGCTCGTCCAGGCCCACGACGGTCAATTCATCGCTCCCTTCATCGAAAAAGAAGCCGCCATCTACCAAAGCGGAGGCCACCTCATGTATCGCAGTGACGAATACGGCATCACCGTCGTCACCGACACCACTGAGCGAGCTCCCACCTTCAGCCTCGCCCCTTTTGAAAAACAGGATGATCCGGCCGCGCCGCTCTCCTGGTGCCATTTTTATCTCCCAGACCAGCCAGACGCACTTTCCGCCTGGCACGCACTCCTCGGACGTGCCCCACGCACGCTTGATTGGCCGGAAGTGCGTCATCTCGCCGGAGCGGCCATTTTGGGCTCCTACGACCTCTCACGCCAAACACGCGAAAAACGCCAAAATCGCCTCTCTGGCCCCCAGATGGCCGAATTCTCCATTTCCGGCCTCCCAGGGGCCATTTCTTGGCAAATTGACGGCTACAGGCACCTAGAGCCCATCTCCGCCCCCGCCTTCCACCGCCATCTGATGCTTAAAATGTGGATCAACATCCACTCCACCCTCGTCATGGGCCGCATGGGCCGCTACCGCGACAATCTCATGACTTTCGTCAAACCCAGCAACAACAAGCTCATCGACCGCGCCGTCCGCTACGTCCGCCTCCTCGCCAGTCATCACACCGACACCGTCCCCGACTACGAAACCGTCGTCCGCGCCCTCTTTGACCAGCGCGCGATCATGCAAGTCGGTGATGCCATCGTCCTACGCACCCTCGCCGCCGTCTGCCCCGGCATTTGA
- a CDS encoding Mrp/NBP35 family ATP-binding protein, with amino-acid sequence MLSENDIRTALANVRYPGFSRDILSFGLVKAIRLDGPDLTVSISLATRDPNIPRLIHEQAMDVLQKLPGIGQVRLDFDIKDPPGTNTTASEKMGKSSIPGVKKIIAIASGKGGVGKSTVASNLAVALSQQGLRVGLCDCDLYGPSIAHMFGTDERPYQNDEQQIIPIEKHGLQLISMGFLLEDDSPVIVRGPIATRYTQQFLRQVAWKDLDVLLLDLPPGTGDIQLTIVQTVALDGAIIVTTPQEVALIDARKAVGMFQKVNVPILGIIENMSYFLCPSDGKEYAIFGQGGGEKEAKRLGVPLLGRIPIEMPLRESGDSGQPHTLQNPSSPTSLLFSAIARSLG; translated from the coding sequence ATGCTCTCCGAAAACGACATCCGCACCGCTCTCGCCAACGTCCGCTACCCCGGCTTCAGCCGCGACATCCTCTCCTTTGGCCTCGTCAAAGCCATCCGTCTCGATGGCCCCGATCTTACCGTCAGCATCAGCCTCGCCACCCGCGACCCGAACATCCCCCGCCTCATCCACGAGCAGGCCATGGACGTGCTCCAGAAGCTCCCTGGCATCGGCCAAGTCCGCCTCGACTTCGACATCAAAGACCCACCCGGCACCAACACCACGGCCTCGGAGAAAATGGGCAAATCCAGCATTCCAGGCGTCAAAAAAATCATCGCCATCGCCTCTGGCAAAGGTGGCGTCGGCAAAAGCACCGTCGCCAGCAACCTCGCCGTCGCTCTCAGTCAGCAGGGACTCCGCGTCGGCCTCTGCGACTGCGACCTCTACGGCCCCAGCATCGCCCACATGTTCGGCACCGATGAGCGCCCCTATCAAAACGATGAGCAGCAGATCATCCCCATCGAAAAACACGGCCTCCAGCTCATCTCCATGGGCTTCCTTCTCGAAGACGACTCCCCGGTCATCGTCCGCGGCCCCATCGCTACCCGTTACACGCAGCAATTCCTCCGCCAAGTCGCCTGGAAAGACCTCGATGTCCTCCTACTCGACCTCCCACCCGGCACGGGCGACATCCAGCTCACCATCGTCCAAACCGTGGCCCTCGACGGTGCCATCATCGTCACCACCCCTCAAGAAGTCGCCCTCATCGACGCCCGCAAAGCCGTCGGCATGTTCCAAAAAGTCAACGTCCCCATCCTCGGCATCATTGAAAACATGAGCTACTTCCTCTGCCCCTCCGACGGCAAGGAATACGCTATCTTCGGTCAAGGCGGCGGTGAAAAAGAGGCCAAGCGCCTCGGTGTCCCCCTCCTGGGCCGCATCCCTATCGAAATGCCCCTCCGTGAGAGCGGCGACAGCGGGCAGCCCCACACCCTCCAAAACCCCAGCAGCCCCACATCCCTCCTCTTCAGCGCCATCGCTCGGTCACTCGGCTAA